The proteins below come from a single Oerskovia jenensis genomic window:
- a CDS encoding MarR family winged helix-turn-helix transcriptional regulator: MTDDVRWLSPRELRTWMRLQAVSELLPGVLDAQLQRDAQLTHFEYLVLAMLSEAPDRTLRMTDLALKTNATLPRLSHVVKRLEGRGYVERSPCPEDRRATLAVLTDAGWDKVVATAPGHVDTVREHIIDRLTPEQVDQLDQIARSILESLDTEGRLDALHLPED; this comes from the coding sequence ATGACCGACGACGTGCGATGGCTCTCCCCCCGCGAGCTGCGGACCTGGATGCGCCTCCAGGCCGTCTCCGAGCTCCTCCCCGGCGTGCTCGACGCGCAGCTCCAGCGCGACGCGCAGCTCACCCACTTCGAGTACCTCGTGCTCGCGATGCTCTCCGAGGCGCCCGACCGCACGCTGCGCATGACGGACCTCGCGCTCAAGACCAACGCGACCCTGCCCCGCCTGTCGCACGTCGTGAAGCGCCTCGAGGGTCGCGGCTACGTCGAGCGCTCGCCCTGCCCCGAGGACCGCCGGGCCACGCTCGCGGTCCTGACCGACGCCGGGTGGGACAAGGTCGTCGCGACGGCCCCCGGCCACGTCGACACGGTGCGCGAGCACATCATCGACCGCCTCACCCCGGAGCAGGTCGACCAGCTCGACCAGATCGCGCGCTCGATCCTCGAGTCGCTCGACACCGAGGGGCGCCTCGACGCCCTCCATCTGCCCGAGGACTGA
- a CDS encoding NADPH-dependent F420 reductase has translation MTSITIIGAGNIAAGVARIGLDAGAQVQVLARDAEKAAALGSGDTFTSGVVGDEITGDLVVLALPYPAVPEVLAQYAGRLDGKVLVDPTNPVDFATFDSLVVPADSSAAAQIAALAPTATVVKAFNTNFASTLASGKVADQSTTVLVAGDDNDAKATLVELVRAGGLKGVDAGSLKRARELEALGFVQMTLAGSGATQWTTGFALAD, from the coding sequence ATGACCAGCATCACGATCATCGGCGCAGGGAACATCGCAGCAGGCGTGGCGCGCATCGGCCTCGACGCCGGCGCACAGGTCCAGGTCCTGGCGCGCGACGCCGAGAAGGCCGCCGCGCTCGGCAGCGGCGACACGTTCACCTCGGGCGTCGTCGGCGACGAGATCACGGGCGACCTCGTGGTCCTCGCGCTCCCCTACCCGGCCGTTCCCGAGGTCCTCGCGCAGTACGCCGGCCGGCTCGACGGCAAGGTCCTCGTCGACCCGACCAACCCCGTCGACTTCGCGACGTTCGACTCGCTCGTCGTGCCCGCCGACTCCTCGGCCGCCGCCCAGATCGCCGCGCTCGCCCCTACCGCCACGGTCGTCAAGGCGTTCAACACGAACTTCGCCTCGACCCTCGCGAGCGGCAAGGTCGCCGACCAGTCGACCACCGTGCTCGTCGCGGGCGACGACAACGACGCCAAGGCCACGCTCGTCGAGCTCGTCCGCGCGGGCGGCCTCAAGGGCGTCGACGCCGGGTCGCTCAAGCGCGCCCGCGAGCTCGAGGCCCTCGGCTTCGTCCAGATGACGCTCGCAGGCTCCGGCGCGACCCAGTGGACGACGGGCTTCGCTCTCGCCGACTGA
- a CDS encoding aldose 1-epimerase: MTSATVCSNAYIVEGTLGALPTVTLVHPSGAELTVALRGATVLAWRAPWSRSSAASRDLADLVDGYATEQALLAQDATRSGLMFPFANRIADGTYVFDGATHHVPPVAPGEIQTMHGFARVLDWEVVPDDEGAPHGTDGVDGTGAPGAARSPGDATEAEPVVLTLSTEVRGADVAGYPFDLETRIRFALTERTLDVTWTYRNTGRRAAPVTAGWHPYFRVPGHDTIDGLELYVPARATVATDAGLLPLDGEAARVVRDAVGPVALAGTCLDTAFTDLVTDADGRARTRVLDPSTGEGLELWQERGNMHVYTGDGLDERARASIALEPVESLTNAFNREDCAQDVRLAPGEERVFRFGVGIVAPHRS; this comes from the coding sequence ATGACCAGTGCAACCGTTTGCAGCAACGCTTACATCGTCGAGGGAACGCTCGGCGCACTGCCGACGGTGACGCTCGTCCACCCCTCCGGAGCGGAGCTCACGGTCGCCCTGCGCGGCGCGACCGTCCTCGCCTGGCGGGCCCCCTGGAGCCGGTCGTCTGCGGCGTCGCGCGACCTCGCCGACCTCGTCGACGGCTACGCGACCGAGCAGGCGCTCCTCGCCCAGGACGCGACGCGGTCCGGCCTGATGTTCCCCTTCGCGAACCGCATCGCGGACGGCACCTACGTGTTCGACGGCGCCACGCACCACGTCCCGCCGGTCGCCCCGGGAGAGATCCAGACCATGCACGGGTTCGCGCGCGTGCTCGACTGGGAGGTCGTTCCGGACGACGAGGGTGCCCCGCACGGCACCGATGGCGTCGACGGGACAGGCGCCCCCGGTGCCGCGCGCAGCCCGGGCGACGCGACCGAGGCGGAGCCCGTGGTCCTGACCCTCTCGACCGAGGTCCGAGGCGCCGACGTCGCCGGCTACCCGTTCGACCTCGAGACCAGGATCCGCTTCGCGCTGACCGAGCGCACGCTCGACGTCACGTGGACGTACCGCAACACCGGGAGGCGCGCGGCGCCCGTCACGGCCGGATGGCACCCCTACTTCCGCGTCCCCGGCCACGACACGATCGACGGCCTGGAGCTGTACGTCCCGGCTCGCGCGACGGTCGCGACCGACGCGGGCCTGCTCCCGCTCGACGGTGAGGCGGCCCGGGTGGTGCGTGACGCCGTCGGGCCGGTGGCTCTTGCCGGGACGTGTCTCGACACCGCCTTCACCGACCTCGTGACCGACGCGGACGGGCGCGCGAGGACGCGCGTCCTCGACCCGTCGACCGGCGAGGGCCTCGAGCTGTGGCAGGAGCGCGGCAACATGCACGTGTACACGGGCGACGGGCTCGACGAGCGGGCGCGCGCCTCGATCGCGCTCGAACCCGTCGAGAGCCTGACGAACGCGTTCAACCGCGAGGACTGCGCGCAGGACGTGCGCCTCGCGCCGGGGGAGGAGCGCGTGTTCCGTTTCGGGGTCGGGATCGTCGCTCCGCACCGCTCCTGA
- a CDS encoding UPF0182 family membrane protein: protein MSFAAAPRRPSGSEAGSRRRRSPLGIAVAVVAALVLLLFLLAQFWTEVLWFTQLGFADVLWTEWGTRAALFVGGFLVMGGLVFLSLSLAYRSRPIYAPSTPEQATLDQYREAIEPLRKVVTIAGPALIGFFAGAAASSQWSTVLLALNSVPFGTKDPQWGLDISFFVFTLPVLRFAVGFLMAAVIIAGIGALATHYLYGGLRIGGGAGSGPRTTKAARVQLSVTAAVLMLLIGANYWLDRYSLLTTTGDKFDGASYADVNAVIPSKAILTGVAILVALLFVATAVRGNWRLPAIGVGLMVVSAIAIGGIYPAVVQRFQVNPNAQEFEAEYIQRNIDATKTAFGLDGVEAANYDAKTQAEAGALRADADTTASIRLLDPQIVSPTFRQLQQNKQYYNFQETLSVDRYMIDGQSRDTVIAVRELNLEGLGASQRNWVNDHTVYTHGYGVVAAYGNQIGPGGQPAFYEGDIPSVGSLPEYEPRIYFSPDSTQYSIVGAPEGTKPWEFDYPDDDAGGQVNNTFGAEDGAVAGPSVGSFGNKLLYALKFGSEQILFSDRVTTDSQILYDRSPRDRVAKVAPYLTLDGKVYPAVVDGRVKWIVDGYTTTNSYPYSASRPLDEATQDTLTVNSQSVAALAPQQVNYIRNSVKATVDAYDGSVDLYAWDTEDPILQAWDNVFPTSLKPISEISGDLMSHLRYPEDMFKVQRALLTSYHVDDAREFFSGQDFWNVPRDPTVRGTGTKPYQPPYYLTLQMPGQENPAFSLMTTFIPGGNSDREILTGFLAVDAEAGSTAGVKAESYGKLRLLELPRNATVPGPGQVQNTFDSDPTVSNELNILSRGNSTVIHGNLLTLPVGGGLLYVQPVYVQASEGTKFPLLRKVLVSFGDQVGFADTLDEALNQVFGGESGASAGDAGGEVAPVIPTDGETPPPTDGTDTGTGTTPPVTENPEARAQLDQALQAANQAIKDGQAALAEGDFAAYGESQERLQTALESAIAAEESLGTETP, encoded by the coding sequence GTGTCATTCGCCGCAGCGCCACGACGCCCTTCGGGGTCCGAGGCCGGCTCCCGCAGACGACGCAGCCCGCTCGGCATCGCCGTTGCCGTCGTGGCTGCCCTCGTCCTCCTGCTGTTCCTGCTCGCGCAGTTCTGGACCGAGGTCCTCTGGTTCACCCAGCTGGGCTTCGCCGACGTCCTGTGGACCGAGTGGGGGACCCGCGCAGCGCTGTTCGTGGGCGGCTTCCTGGTGATGGGTGGACTCGTCTTCCTGTCGCTGTCGCTCGCCTACAGGTCGCGCCCCATCTACGCGCCCTCGACGCCCGAGCAGGCCACGCTCGACCAGTACCGCGAGGCGATCGAGCCGCTGCGCAAGGTCGTGACGATCGCGGGCCCCGCACTCATCGGCTTCTTCGCCGGCGCGGCGGCGTCGTCGCAGTGGAGCACGGTGCTCCTGGCCCTCAACTCGGTGCCGTTCGGCACCAAGGACCCGCAGTGGGGCCTGGACATCTCGTTCTTCGTCTTCACGCTGCCCGTGCTGCGCTTCGCCGTGGGCTTCCTCATGGCCGCGGTCATCATCGCGGGTATCGGCGCGCTGGCGACCCACTACCTGTACGGCGGGCTGCGCATCGGTGGCGGCGCGGGCAGCGGCCCGCGCACGACCAAGGCGGCGCGCGTGCAGCTCTCGGTCACGGCCGCGGTGCTCATGCTGCTCATCGGTGCCAACTACTGGCTCGACCGGTACTCGCTCCTGACCACGACCGGTGACAAGTTCGACGGCGCCTCGTACGCCGACGTCAACGCCGTCATCCCGTCCAAGGCGATCCTGACGGGGGTCGCGATCCTCGTCGCGCTGCTGTTCGTGGCGACCGCGGTCCGCGGCAACTGGCGGCTGCCCGCGATCGGCGTGGGACTCATGGTCGTCTCCGCGATCGCGATCGGCGGGATCTACCCGGCCGTCGTCCAGCGCTTCCAGGTCAACCCGAACGCGCAGGAGTTCGAGGCCGAGTACATCCAGCGGAACATCGACGCGACCAAGACGGCCTTCGGGCTCGACGGGGTCGAGGCGGCCAACTACGACGCGAAGACCCAGGCGGAGGCCGGTGCCCTGCGGGCCGACGCCGACACCACGGCGTCCATCCGCCTGCTCGACCCGCAGATCGTCAGCCCGACGTTCCGCCAGCTCCAGCAGAACAAGCAGTACTACAACTTCCAGGAGACCCTCTCGGTCGACCGGTACATGATCGACGGCCAGAGCCGCGACACCGTGATCGCGGTCCGCGAGCTCAACCTCGAGGGCCTCGGTGCGAGCCAGCGCAACTGGGTCAACGACCACACGGTGTACACGCACGGGTACGGCGTCGTGGCCGCGTACGGCAACCAGATCGGCCCGGGCGGCCAGCCCGCGTTCTACGAGGGCGACATCCCCTCGGTCGGTTCGCTGCCCGAGTACGAGCCGCGCATCTACTTCAGCCCGGACTCGACCCAGTACTCGATCGTCGGCGCCCCCGAGGGCACCAAGCCCTGGGAGTTCGACTACCCGGACGACGACGCCGGCGGCCAGGTCAACAACACGTTCGGCGCGGAGGACGGGGCCGTCGCGGGCCCCAGCGTCGGCTCGTTCGGCAACAAGCTGCTCTACGCCCTGAAGTTCGGCTCCGAGCAGATCCTGTTCTCCGACCGCGTGACGACCGACTCCCAGATCCTGTACGACCGGTCGCCGCGTGACCGCGTCGCCAAGGTCGCCCCGTACCTGACGCTCGACGGCAAGGTCTACCCCGCTGTCGTGGACGGCCGGGTCAAGTGGATCGTCGACGGGTACACCACGACGAACTCCTACCCGTACTCGGCCTCGCGCCCGCTCGACGAGGCGACGCAGGACACCCTGACGGTCAACTCGCAGTCGGTCGCGGCGCTCGCGCCCCAGCAGGTCAACTACATCCGCAACTCGGTCAAGGCCACGGTCGACGCCTACGACGGCTCGGTCGACCTCTACGCGTGGGACACCGAGGACCCCATCCTCCAGGCGTGGGACAACGTGTTCCCGACGTCGCTCAAGCCGATCTCCGAGATCAGCGGCGACCTCATGAGCCACCTGCGCTACCCCGAGGACATGTTCAAGGTCCAGCGTGCGCTGCTCACGAGCTACCACGTCGACGACGCCCGCGAGTTCTTCTCCGGTCAGGACTTCTGGAACGTCCCGCGCGACCCCACGGTGCGTGGGACCGGCACCAAGCCGTACCAGCCGCCGTACTACCTGACGCTGCAGATGCCCGGTCAGGAGAACCCCGCGTTCTCCCTCATGACGACGTTCATCCCGGGTGGCAACTCCGACCGAGAGATCCTCACCGGGTTCCTCGCGGTCGATGCCGAGGCAGGGAGTACCGCCGGCGTGAAGGCCGAGTCGTACGGCAAGCTCAGGCTCCTCGAGCTGCCACGCAACGCCACGGTCCCCGGACCGGGGCAGGTGCAGAACACGTTCGACTCGGACCCGACGGTGTCCAACGAGCTGAACATCCTCAGCCGTGGCAACTCGACCGTGATCCACGGCAACCTGCTCACGCTCCCCGTGGGCGGCGGACTGCTCTACGTGCAGCCCGTGTACGTGCAGGCGTCCGAGGGCACCAAGTTCCCGCTGCTGCGCAAGGTGCTGGTCAGCTTCGGCGACCAGGTCGGCTTCGCCGACACGCTCGACGAGGCCCTCAACCAGGTCTTCGGCGGCGAGTCGGGTGCCTCGGCCGGTGACGCCGGTGGTGAGGTCGCGCCGGTCATCCCGACCGACGGCGAGACGCCGCCGCCCACGGACGGCACCGACACCGGGACGGGCACCACGCCGCCCGTCACGGAGAACCCCGAGGCGCGCGCCCAGCTCGACCAGGCGCTCCAGGCCGCCAACCAGGCGATCAAGGACGGTCAGGCCGCGCTCGCCGAGGGCGACTTCGCCGCCTACGGCGAGTCGCAGGAACGCCTGCAGACCGCGCTCGAGTCGGCCATCGCCGCCGAGGAGTCGCTGGGCACCGAGACGCCGTGA
- a CDS encoding PPA1309 family protein, translating to MADTTSPAPDQPAPSTSRSADGVPDDAPAPIVPLAQLALADAVRDVEAHVAADGWDAPPRVFALVRTADAMAADPGLADRLPPEVVTAARGIPDHLVSVEQEGLPDVETLEDLLAGISWPDTVDGAAIVAERVILPPSAEEGLPTDPAAALAYLSSHPDRQDVRLAVGVLRDGTPWCAVRTRANDDGDDVAFGPDLVPGLVDGLRATFE from the coding sequence ATGGCAGACACGACCTCCCCCGCGCCCGACCAGCCCGCCCCGAGCACGTCCCGATCCGCCGACGGCGTCCCCGACGACGCCCCCGCCCCCATCGTCCCCCTCGCGCAGCTCGCGCTCGCCGACGCCGTGCGCGACGTCGAGGCGCACGTCGCCGCCGACGGCTGGGACGCTCCCCCGCGCGTGTTCGCGCTCGTCCGCACGGCCGACGCGATGGCCGCCGACCCCGGCCTGGCCGACCGCCTCCCGCCCGAGGTCGTGACCGCGGCGCGCGGCATCCCGGACCATCTCGTCTCGGTCGAGCAGGAGGGTCTGCCCGACGTCGAGACGCTCGAGGACCTGCTCGCGGGCATCTCGTGGCCCGACACGGTCGACGGCGCCGCGATCGTCGCCGAGCGGGTCATCCTGCCGCCGTCGGCCGAGGAGGGGCTGCCCACCGACCCCGCCGCAGCCCTCGCGTACCTGTCGTCGCACCCGGACCGCCAGGACGTGCGCCTCGCGGTCGGCGTCCTGCGCGACGGCACCCCGTGGTGCGCGGTCCGCACGCGGGCGAACGACGACGGCGACGACGTCGCGTTCGGCCCGGACCTGGTGCCGGGCCTCGTCGACGGGCTGCGTGCGACGTTCGAGTAG
- a CDS encoding YlbL family protein, which yields MTEPFAPRDPHEPAAAADPFGPAPDEDYTPPPVTRRSLTLGISVLATTLLVAGLAVMPAPYVVRSPGPTQDTLGEQKGQDLIQIEGAETYDSTGELLLTTVSVAGGPGYPANLVQVVEGWAETSRSVRPVEETFPRDVTKEQSEQESQQEMLSSQETATVAALTELGYEVPATLTIQGAAKGTGAEGVVEAGDVITTVNGKDVVTYQDLIDELATVTPGDDVVLGVERGGESEDLTITTQDVDGKAVLGVFIDPAFELPIDVTIQIEDIGGPSAGTMFALGIIDRLTPEDEADGTVIAGTGTMSVEGNVGPIGGIQQKLYGAVRDKATWFLAPAANCDEVVGNVPEGLNVVKVSTLSEARDAMVAIGAGEGESLPTCS from the coding sequence GTGACAGAACCGTTCGCGCCCCGAGACCCGCACGAGCCTGCGGCCGCAGCCGACCCGTTCGGCCCCGCACCGGACGAGGACTACACGCCCCCGCCCGTGACGCGCCGCTCGCTCACGCTCGGCATCTCCGTGCTGGCCACGACCCTCCTGGTCGCTGGCCTGGCCGTCATGCCCGCGCCGTACGTCGTGCGTTCGCCGGGACCCACGCAGGACACGCTCGGCGAGCAGAAGGGCCAGGACCTCATCCAGATCGAGGGCGCCGAGACCTACGACTCGACGGGGGAGCTGCTGCTCACCACGGTCTCGGTCGCGGGCGGACCCGGCTACCCGGCGAACCTCGTCCAGGTCGTCGAGGGGTGGGCCGAGACGTCTCGTTCGGTGCGTCCCGTCGAGGAGACGTTCCCGCGTGACGTGACCAAGGAGCAGAGCGAGCAGGAGAGCCAGCAGGAGATGCTCTCCTCGCAGGAGACGGCGACTGTCGCGGCGTTGACCGAGCTGGGCTACGAGGTGCCGGCGACCCTCACGATCCAGGGCGCCGCGAAGGGCACGGGCGCCGAGGGGGTCGTCGAGGCCGGGGACGTCATCACGACCGTGAACGGCAAGGACGTCGTGACGTACCAGGACCTCATCGACGAGCTCGCGACCGTGACGCCGGGGGACGACGTCGTGCTCGGCGTCGAGCGGGGCGGCGAGAGCGAGGACCTCACGATCACCACGCAGGACGTCGACGGCAAGGCGGTCCTCGGGGTCTTCATCGACCCGGCGTTCGAGCTGCCGATCGACGTCACGATCCAGATCGAGGACATCGGTGGTCCCAGCGCGGGGACCATGTTCGCGCTCGGGATCATCGACCGGCTCACGCCCGAGGACGAGGCCGACGGCACCGTGATCGCGGGGACCGGGACCATGAGCGTCGAGGGGAACGTGGGTCCCATCGGCGGCATCCAGCAGAAGCTCTACGGCGCCGTGCGCGACAAGGCCACGTGGTTCCTCGCGCCCGCGGCGAACTGCGACGAGGTCGTGGGCAACGTGCCCGAGGGGCTCAACGTCGTCAAGGTCTCGACGCTCTCCGAGGCCCGCGACGCGATGGTCGCGATCGGTGCGGGCGAGGGCGAGAGCCTGCCGACGTGCTCGTGA
- a CDS encoding nucleoside-diphosphate sugar epimerase, with the protein MSEGPVRSRRSADDARTPTEPVERHVPGEGSGEAAPGAVVVVGEGRVAALLRAALGGRGPENAPAEANDLSAPWVEGARTLVVVAPAGEFGVRTAKGETRRSHLVEQAQHVGRAAVRHGIEQVVAVTSATVHGASADRPDIEDDDPVSPDAAGFVADLVAFEEALAAAVDDQSAEHRSAGSPSVRLAVLRPAMVVGPGVDTILTRHFEAPRLLTVKGSDRPWQLLHTDDLASAVRVVEARGLSGTFTVGALTDGEPDVVTPAELVERTGLANVTLPAATAFGAAERLHRVGVLPSPASDLAYVVHPWTVTASGLRAAGWKPTWSSAESVDVLMEGVRGRIALVGRRVGGRDAAALGAAGAAVALLGTAAIWRQARRR; encoded by the coding sequence ATGTCGGAGGGCCCGGTTCGCTCACGGCGCAGCGCGGACGACGCTCGCACGCCGACCGAGCCTGTCGAGCGCCACGTACCCGGGGAAGGCTCGGGCGAGGCGGCACCCGGCGCCGTCGTCGTCGTCGGCGAGGGGCGCGTCGCCGCGCTCCTGCGCGCTGCGCTCGGCGGCCGCGGGCCCGAGAACGCGCCCGCCGAGGCCAACGACCTGTCGGCGCCGTGGGTCGAGGGGGCCCGGACGCTCGTGGTCGTCGCGCCCGCCGGGGAGTTCGGCGTCAGGACCGCCAAGGGCGAGACGAGGCGTTCGCACCTGGTCGAGCAGGCGCAGCACGTCGGACGGGCTGCGGTGCGGCACGGGATCGAGCAGGTCGTGGCCGTCACGTCCGCGACGGTGCACGGCGCGAGCGCCGATCGTCCCGACATCGAGGACGACGACCCGGTCTCGCCCGACGCGGCGGGGTTCGTCGCGGACCTGGTGGCGTTCGAGGAGGCCCTGGCCGCGGCCGTCGACGACCAGTCTGCGGAGCACCGCAGCGCGGGGTCGCCGTCGGTCCGTCTCGCGGTGCTGCGGCCCGCGATGGTCGTCGGTCCGGGTGTCGACACGATCCTGACCCGGCACTTCGAGGCCCCGCGGCTCCTGACCGTCAAGGGCAGCGACCGCCCCTGGCAGCTCCTGCACACGGACGACCTGGCCTCGGCGGTCCGGGTCGTCGAGGCGCGCGGCCTGTCCGGGACGTTCACGGTCGGGGCGCTCACGGACGGCGAGCCCGACGTCGTGACGCCCGCCGAGCTCGTCGAGCGCACGGGGCTCGCGAACGTGACGCTGCCCGCGGCGACCGCGTTCGGCGCCGCCGAGCGCCTGCACCGGGTGGGCGTCCTGCCGTCCCCGGCGAGCGACCTGGCCTACGTGGTGCACCCGTGGACCGTCACGGCCAGCGGCCTGCGCGCCGCCGGGTGGAAGCCGACGTGGTCGAGCGCCGAGAGCGTCGACGTCCTCATGGAGGGCGTCCGGGGGCGGATCGCGCTCGTCGGGCGCCGGGTGGGCGGCCGCGACGCGGCCGCGCTCGGGGCCGCGGGAGCCGCGGTCGCGCTGCTGGGCACCGCGGCGATCTGGCGTCAGGCCCGACGGCGGTGA
- a CDS encoding zinc-dependent metalloprotease — protein sequence MSSQPPDEFASGAGDQPDAQWEELLRSMFGADADEALRELRARGLDPAALAAGSGLSNDPATMKHVLAQVQRLLASSGDGPVNTDVAHDIARQVAVAEGDPSLTPAQVRSATEALSVAELWLDAVTDLPPAGGKRYAWSRSEWVEKTLPAWNALAAPVAASVADALSTVLRDQLPGGDEGPGAGFGLPGLPTGALGADFDPAQMMRRLGSAVFGMQIGQATGTMSREVFGVTDIGLPLLDEPATALLPTNVAAFAEGLDAPVEEIRLFLALREAAHARLFTHVSWLRAHLLGLVEAYARGITIDLDALESQLSDIDVTDTGALQQALSGGVFGLQNTDEQKATLLRLETALALVEGWVDEVSAQAALPHLPHAVPLREMLRRRRAAGGPAEQIFSTLVGLELRPRRSRDAATLWALIAAQGGPDARDGVWDHPDLLPSPLDLDDPAGYQTRRTEVQEEQSDLDKALADIFSEAEGSQGPGPSEPTGPTDDTETEPDGSPRD from the coding sequence ATGAGCAGCCAACCGCCCGACGAGTTCGCCTCCGGCGCGGGCGACCAGCCCGACGCGCAGTGGGAAGAGCTCCTGCGTTCCATGTTCGGCGCGGACGCCGACGAGGCCCTGCGCGAGCTGCGTGCCCGCGGCCTCGACCCGGCAGCCCTGGCTGCAGGCAGCGGACTCAGCAACGACCCTGCCACGATGAAGCACGTCCTCGCGCAGGTGCAGCGACTCCTCGCGAGCTCGGGCGACGGCCCGGTCAACACGGACGTCGCGCACGACATCGCGCGCCAGGTCGCGGTCGCCGAGGGCGACCCGTCGCTGACCCCGGCGCAGGTCCGGTCCGCGACCGAGGCCCTGTCGGTGGCCGAGCTGTGGCTCGATGCCGTCACCGACCTGCCACCGGCGGGCGGCAAGCGCTACGCGTGGAGCCGCTCCGAGTGGGTCGAGAAGACGCTCCCGGCGTGGAACGCGCTCGCGGCCCCCGTGGCCGCGTCCGTCGCGGACGCGCTCTCGACCGTGCTGCGCGACCAGCTCCCCGGCGGGGACGAGGGACCCGGTGCCGGCTTCGGCCTCCCCGGGCTCCCCACGGGTGCGCTCGGGGCGGACTTCGACCCCGCGCAGATGATGCGGCGGCTCGGCTCCGCGGTGTTCGGCATGCAGATCGGTCAGGCCACGGGAACCATGTCCCGCGAGGTCTTCGGGGTCACGGACATCGGCCTGCCTCTGCTCGACGAGCCCGCGACGGCCCTCCTGCCCACGAACGTCGCCGCGTTCGCCGAGGGGCTCGACGCCCCGGTCGAGGAGATCCGGCTCTTCCTCGCGCTGCGCGAGGCGGCCCACGCGCGCCTCTTCACGCACGTGAGCTGGCTCCGCGCGCACCTGCTCGGACTCGTCGAGGCGTACGCCCGCGGCATCACGATCGACCTCGACGCGCTCGAGTCGCAGCTCTCCGACATCGACGTGACGGACACGGGAGCACTCCAGCAGGCACTGTCCGGTGGCGTGTTCGGTCTGCAGAACACCGACGAGCAGAAGGCCACCCTGCTGCGGCTCGAGACCGCGCTCGCCCTGGTCGAGGGGTGGGTCGACGAGGTCAGCGCGCAGGCGGCGCTCCCCCACCTCCCGCACGCCGTGCCGCTGCGCGAGATGCTCCGCCGCCGACGCGCCGCGGGCGGCCCGGCCGAGCAGATCTTCTCGACGCTCGTGGGGCTGGAGCTGCGGCCGCGGCGCTCGCGCGACGCCGCGACGCTGTGGGCGCTCATCGCGGCGCAGGGCGGACCCGACGCCCGTGACGGTGTGTGGGACCACCCGGACCTGCTGCCCAGCCCGCTCGACCTCGACGACCCTGCCGGGTACCAGACGCGGCGCACCGAGGTCCAGGAGGAGCAGAGCGACCTCGACAAGGCGCTGGCCGACATCTTCAGCGAGGCCGAGGGCTCCCAGGGCCCCGGTCCGTCGGAGCCGACCGGACCGACGGACGACACGGAGACCGAGCCGGACGGCTCGCCCCGCGACTAG
- a CDS encoding ThiF family adenylyltransferase: MDDAPLFPVRLRPRTVVLRRGPGVLQYGTDERWSVHLSGLADHEVAWLLDHHRSGRALLHAPPARFAVTPVRQLEIVRHLHEALLVVGPPDAESPHVVAPAHGGADAPTLSLLRPDGSGRTTLAHRARASVGVEGLGRLGLGIAVVLATAGVGTLLLDDAAPVQATDVGLGGYRSRDVGRARGEAAARILTDLAPDVRGHLVEAARWVSPHEGRPDVVVVVEHRVLRPERYGQLTGDGTAHLPVVVREADVVVGPFVRPGRTPCVRCVEGHRADLDPQWPQLADQLRDPQREVLDVEETTLAAVGAAIAASQVLAHLDGLTPRAATACIEIAVPDAVPRLREVVSHPRCGCSDLRVAATMSGRR; this comes from the coding sequence ATGGACGACGCCCCCCTCTTCCCCGTGCGCCTCCGCCCGAGGACCGTCGTGCTCCGTCGAGGACCCGGAGTGCTCCAGTACGGCACCGACGAGCGCTGGAGCGTGCACCTGAGCGGTCTCGCCGACCACGAGGTCGCCTGGCTCCTCGACCACCACCGCTCGGGGCGGGCCCTCCTGCACGCGCCGCCTGCCCGGTTCGCCGTCACGCCCGTGCGACAACTGGAGATCGTGCGCCACCTCCACGAGGCGCTCCTCGTCGTCGGGCCGCCGGACGCAGAATCACCTCACGTCGTCGCGCCCGCCCACGGCGGAGCGGACGCTCCGACGCTGTCCCTCCTGCGGCCCGACGGGAGCGGACGGACGACCCTCGCCCACCGCGCCCGCGCGAGCGTCGGTGTCGAAGGGCTCGGGAGGCTGGGCCTGGGGATCGCGGTCGTGCTCGCCACCGCGGGCGTGGGCACGCTCCTGCTCGACGACGCCGCGCCGGTCCAGGCGACGGACGTCGGGCTCGGCGGCTACCGGTCACGGGACGTCGGGCGGGCGCGAGGAGAAGCAGCCGCGAGGATCCTGACGGACCTCGCCCCCGACGTGCGTGGCCACCTCGTCGAGGCCGCGCGATGGGTGTCGCCGCACGAGGGACGGCCCGACGTCGTCGTGGTCGTCGAGCACCGGGTGCTGCGCCCCGAGCGGTACGGACAGCTCACGGGCGACGGGACCGCGCACCTACCGGTCGTGGTGCGGGAAGCGGATGTGGTGGTCGGACCGTTCGTCCGGCCGGGAAGGACGCCGTGCGTCCGGTGCGTCGAGGGGCATCGCGCCGACCTCGACCCGCAGTGGCCGCAGCTCGCGGACCAGCTACGAGACCCTCAGCGGGAGGTCCTCGACGTCGAGGAGACCACGCTGGCAGCCGTCGGCGCGGCGATCGCCGCGAGCCAGGTGCTCGCGCACCTCGACGGGCTGACACCCCGCGCAGCCACGGCCTGCATCGAGATCGCTGTTCCCGATGCCGTGCCGAGGCTGCGCGAGGTGGTGAGCCACCCGCGATGCGGGTGCTCGGACCTGAGAGTCGCGGCGACCATGTCAGGCCGCCGATGA